A window from Flavobacterium gyeonganense encodes these proteins:
- the metE gene encoding 5-methyltetrahydropteroyltriglutamate--homocysteine S-methyltransferase: MKTNNLGYPRIGSNRELKKASELYWAGKISADELIDTGKEIRLKNWKLQSDTGVDLIPSNDFSFYDQVLDLTLTVGAIPERYYEFAKSNSSLDLYFVMARGAQKNGQDVVAMEMTKWFDTNYHYIVPEFTKNQKFELFSEKIVHEFKEAKDIGVKTKPVLIGPVSYLLLGKEKEEGFHRIDLLDKLLPVYFEILERLQAENAEYIQFDEPFLALNLTDKERSAFTKVYNEINNRFPKLKVVLANYFDCFGENIETALALPVDTLHLDLVRCPLQLDDILESGKLASNVNLSLGVVDGRNIWKNDFVKSLELIQKATAVLGENRILVAPSCSLIHSPCDLDLETNNQTLTPEIKQWLAFAKQKINEIVLLKQFASKEVDVKLSADYERNIVANENRKTSKLIHNDEVKKRVANITASDDKRKNNFAVRRKSQIEALKLPLFPTTTIGSFPQTTEVRSWRAKFKKGELTAEQYNDLIEKETEATIRFQEETGIDVLVHGEFERNDMVEYFGEQLAGFTFTKNGWVQSYGSRCVKPPVIYGDVSRPNPMTVKWSKYAQSLTPKWVKGMLTGPVTIMQWSFVRNDQPRSETCTQIALAIRDEVVDLEKAGIKIIQIDEPAIREGLPLRKEEWATYLDWAVKAFRISASGVNDDTQIHTHMCYSEFNDIIQNIADMDADVITIECSRSQMELLDAFADFNYPNEIGPGVYDIHSPRVPSSEEMVKLLEKASAVIPVDQLWVNPDCGLKTRHWDETKKALIAMVTAAQEMRAAIEYPVSL; this comes from the coding sequence ATGAAGACAAATAATTTAGGTTACCCAAGAATTGGCAGCAACAGAGAACTAAAAAAAGCCTCTGAATTGTACTGGGCGGGAAAAATTTCAGCTGATGAACTGATTGACACCGGAAAAGAAATCCGTCTTAAAAACTGGAAATTACAATCGGATACAGGAGTTGATCTGATTCCGTCAAATGATTTTTCGTTTTACGATCAGGTCTTGGATTTAACTTTGACAGTTGGGGCCATTCCGGAACGTTACTATGAATTCGCTAAATCAAATTCATCGCTTGACTTGTATTTTGTTATGGCAAGAGGAGCACAAAAAAACGGCCAGGATGTTGTTGCGATGGAAATGACCAAATGGTTTGACACCAACTACCATTACATCGTTCCTGAATTCACAAAAAACCAAAAATTCGAATTGTTTTCAGAAAAAATAGTCCATGAATTTAAAGAAGCGAAAGATATAGGCGTGAAAACAAAACCTGTTTTAATCGGGCCTGTTTCTTATTTATTATTAGGAAAAGAGAAAGAAGAAGGTTTTCACCGAATTGATCTTCTGGATAAACTGCTTCCGGTTTATTTTGAAATCCTGGAGAGATTACAAGCAGAAAATGCTGAATATATTCAATTTGACGAGCCCTTCTTAGCTTTAAATTTAACTGATAAAGAGAGAAGCGCTTTCACAAAAGTGTACAACGAAATCAATAATCGGTTTCCAAAACTTAAAGTTGTTTTAGCGAATTACTTTGACTGTTTTGGAGAAAATATAGAAACCGCTTTGGCTCTTCCGGTTGATACTCTCCATTTAGATTTAGTTCGTTGCCCTTTACAATTAGATGATATTTTAGAATCCGGAAAATTAGCTTCAAACGTAAATCTTTCTTTAGGAGTTGTAGATGGAAGAAATATCTGGAAAAATGATTTTGTAAAATCGTTAGAATTAATCCAAAAAGCAACGGCTGTATTGGGAGAAAACAGGATTTTAGTTGCTCCGTCCTGCTCCTTAATTCACAGTCCTTGCGATTTGGATTTAGAAACAAACAATCAGACATTAACGCCGGAAATCAAACAATGGCTGGCTTTCGCAAAACAAAAAATCAACGAAATTGTATTGTTGAAACAATTTGCTTCAAAAGAAGTTGACGTTAAATTATCAGCTGATTATGAAAGAAATATAGTGGCAAACGAAAACCGCAAAACCTCAAAATTAATTCATAATGACGAAGTAAAAAAGCGTGTTGCCAACATTACGGCTTCTGATGATAAACGCAAAAATAATTTTGCTGTCCGCAGAAAAAGCCAGATTGAAGCTTTAAAACTGCCTTTATTCCCAACCACCACCATTGGATCTTTTCCTCAGACAACTGAAGTGAGAAGCTGGAGAGCCAAATTCAAAAAAGGAGAATTGACCGCCGAACAATACAATGATTTAATCGAAAAAGAAACGGAAGCTACCATTCGTTTTCAGGAAGAAACCGGAATCGACGTTTTAGTTCACGGCGAATTTGAGCGCAACGATATGGTGGAATATTTTGGCGAACAATTAGCCGGATTTACGTTTACCAAAAACGGCTGGGTACAAAGTTACGGAAGCCGCTGTGTAAAACCTCCTGTTATTTACGGAGACGTTTCAAGACCAAACCCAATGACAGTAAAATGGTCGAAATATGCACAATCTTTGACTCCAAAATGGGTAAAAGGAATGTTGACAGGACCTGTAACCATCATGCAATGGTCATTCGTTCGCAACGATCAGCCACGTTCTGAAACCTGTACCCAGATTGCTTTGGCAATTCGTGATGAAGTTGTGGATTTGGAAAAAGCCGGAATCAAAATTATTCAAATTGATGAGCCTGCCATTCGTGAAGGTTTGCCATTGCGAAAAGAAGAATGGGCAACCTATTTAGACTGGGCTGTAAAAGCATTTAGAATTTCTGCTTCCGGTGTAAATGATGATACGCAAATTCACACACACATGTGTTACAGCGAGTTCAATGATATCATTCAAAACATTGCTGATATGGACGCTGACGTTATCACTATTGAATGTTCCCGCTCTCAAATGGAACTATTAGATGCTTTTGCAGATTTTAACTATCCAAACGAAATTGGACCGGGAGTTTACGATATTCACTCGCCGCGTGTTCCTTCAAGCGAAGAAATGGTGAAATTGCTAGAGAAAGCTTCAGCGGTAATTCCCGTAGATCAGTTATGGGTTAATCCGGATTGCGGTCTTAAAACACGCCATTGGGATGAAACAAAAAAAGCTTTAATTGCAATGGTTACAGCCGCTCAGGAAATGAGAGCTGCAATCGAATATCCTGTAAGTTTATAA
- a CDS encoding deoxyguanosinetriphosphate triphosphohydrolase, which yields MNWEQLLSLKKQGDTSKRLRIEQDDTRLGFEVDYDRIIFSSAFRSLQDKTQVIPLSKTDFVHTRLTHSLEVSVVGRSLGRLVGKKIIEKYPYLKEVHGYHMNDFGAIVAAASLAHDIGNPPFGHSGEKAIGEYFSSGKGLRYKDKLTAKQWQDLIDFEGNANGFSVLTGSRPGIEGGLRISYATLGAFMKYPKESLPKKPTNNIADKKYGFFQADKVFFQEVAEDMGLISNKEEGDIGFERHPLAYLVEAADDICYTIIDFEDGINLGLVSEDYALEYLIKLVKDNIGVDKYNLLETKEDRISYLRALAIGALINDAVEVFIENEEEILAGNFPFALTDKSKYKAQMNDIIKLSIDKIYQSREVIEKEIVGYQIIQTLLDKFITAFNNKYEGTASNYDKLILKMLPEKHHLEKGNLYERLLHICHYVSLLTDGNALELYEMINGRKKVNPF from the coding sequence ATGAACTGGGAACAACTTTTATCTCTTAAAAAACAAGGTGACACAAGCAAAAGATTACGTATAGAACAAGATGATACGCGTTTAGGTTTTGAGGTCGATTATGACCGAATCATCTTTTCGTCTGCATTTCGGTCTCTGCAGGATAAAACACAGGTGATTCCGCTTTCTAAAACAGATTTTGTGCATACCAGATTGACGCATAGTTTAGAAGTTTCAGTTGTAGGACGTTCCTTAGGACGCCTGGTTGGGAAAAAAATTATAGAGAAGTACCCTTATTTAAAAGAAGTTCACGGTTATCATATGAATGATTTCGGAGCCATTGTGGCTGCGGCTTCGTTGGCCCATGATATCGGGAATCCGCCATTTGGACATTCTGGTGAAAAAGCTATTGGAGAATATTTCTCAAGTGGAAAAGGATTAAGATACAAAGATAAACTTACTGCAAAACAGTGGCAGGACCTGATTGATTTTGAAGGAAATGCCAATGGATTTTCGGTCCTAACCGGAAGCCGCCCTGGAATAGAAGGCGGGCTTAGAATTTCGTATGCAACTCTTGGCGCTTTTATGAAATATCCAAAAGAAAGCCTTCCTAAAAAACCGACTAATAATATTGCCGATAAAAAATACGGTTTCTTTCAGGCGGATAAAGTTTTCTTTCAGGAAGTTGCAGAAGATATGGGCTTGATTTCGAACAAAGAAGAGGGAGATATTGGCTTTGAAAGACATCCTCTTGCCTATCTGGTTGAAGCGGCAGACGATATCTGTTATACCATAATTGATTTTGAAGATGGCATAAATTTAGGTTTGGTTTCTGAAGATTATGCTTTAGAATACCTCATCAAACTGGTAAAAGATAATATAGGTGTTGATAAATACAATTTATTAGAAACCAAAGAAGACCGAATCAGTTATCTTCGTGCTTTGGCGATTGGAGCTTTGATTAATGATGCTGTAGAAGTTTTTATTGAAAACGAAGAAGAAATCCTGGCAGGAAATTTCCCTTTTGCCTTAACAGATAAAAGCAAATATAAGGCACAGATGAATGATATTATCAAACTAAGTATCGATAAAATCTACCAAAGCCGTGAAGTAATTGAGAAAGAAATTGTAGGCTATCAAATAATTCAGACTTTGCTGGATAAATTTATTACCGCTTTTAATAACAAATATGAAGGAACTGCTTCAAATTACGATAAATTAATCCTGAAGATGCTTCCTGAAAAACATCATTTGGAAAAAGGTAATTTATATGAGCGTCTGCTTCATATTTGTCACTACGTTTCCCTTTTAACGGATGGAAATGCGTTAGAATTATATGAAATGATTAACGGCAGAAAAAAAGTTAATCCATTTTAA
- a CDS encoding DUF3078 domain-containing protein: MKLLRSTLFLFIILFTANSFSQIIRTTLDPGQIAPPPSNWTKKNKLGFDISEIAFVNWSAGGTSSVSGLFKGEFTRTYNKDNHKWFNELIVKYGMNKQDGTELRKTDDAIQFNSTYGFRKDTISNWFYSAKFNFNTQFTNGYRYPNRDVAISKPFAPAYIFLGAGAENSDKKKNRTFYFSPITLKTTLVLDQDLADQGAFGVKKAVYATDPLDPNNQILIEEGQKVKAEFGILFTGYMKSEIYKNVFYENRLTLYTDYLNRFGNVDIDYDTRLDLVVNAYVKANIGVHLVYDDDIKTKKDVVDPVSGSKSQIDDGPRMQLRQVLGVGLVYAF, translated from the coding sequence ATGAAATTACTCCGCTCTACCCTTTTTTTATTCATTATTTTATTTACAGCTAACAGTTTTTCTCAAATTATCAGAACGACATTAGATCCTGGGCAAATAGCCCCACCTCCTTCTAACTGGACTAAAAAAAACAAACTTGGTTTTGATATTTCAGAAATTGCGTTTGTTAACTGGAGTGCAGGGGGAACAAGTTCTGTTTCAGGACTTTTTAAGGGCGAGTTTACCAGAACCTACAATAAAGACAATCATAAATGGTTTAATGAACTTATTGTAAAATACGGAATGAATAAACAAGATGGTACCGAACTAAGAAAAACGGATGATGCTATCCAGTTTAACTCCACTTATGGTTTTAGAAAAGATACTATCTCTAATTGGTTTTATTCCGCAAAATTCAATTTCAATACTCAGTTTACCAACGGTTACCGATATCCAAACAGGGATGTAGCAATCTCTAAACCTTTTGCTCCCGCTTATATCTTTCTGGGAGCCGGAGCAGAAAATTCAGATAAGAAAAAGAACAGAACCTTTTATTTCTCCCCAATCACGTTAAAAACCACTTTAGTATTAGATCAGGATTTAGCAGATCAGGGAGCTTTTGGTGTTAAAAAAGCGGTTTATGCTACCGACCCTCTTGACCCTAATAACCAAATTTTAATTGAAGAAGGCCAGAAAGTAAAAGCTGAGTTCGGTATCTTATTTACAGGCTACATGAAAAGCGAGATTTACAAAAATGTTTTTTACGAAAACAGACTGACTTTATATACTGATTATTTAAACCGCTTTGGAAATGTTGATATCGATTATGATACTCGTTTAGATCTTGTGGTTAATGCTTATGTAAAAGCAAATATTGGTGTTCATCTCGTTTATGACGATGATATTAAAACTAAAAAAGATGTTGTTGACCCTGTCTCAGGTTCAAAATCACAAATTGATGATGGACCAAGAATGCAATTAAGACAAGTTCTGGGTGTTGGCCTTGTATATGCTTTTTAA
- a CDS encoding 1-deoxy-D-xylulose-5-phosphate synthase: MKSNLLSGIYNPADLRLLKEEQLVQVAQELRQFIIEVVSVKEGHLGASLGVVELTIALHYVFNTPDDLLVWDVGHQAYGHKILTKRRENFHTNRQLGGVSGFPKRDESIYDPFGVGHSSTSISAALGMAIASKLKGDFDKEHIAVIGDASIASGMAFEGLNHAGVTDANILVILNDNAIGIDPSVGALKKYLTAVKNGKNPKQNNIIKSLNFDYSGPIDGHDLPLLIKELNRLKKTKGPKFLHIVTTKGKGLQQAEENQVKYHAPGKFDALTGEIHLKSEENLPPKYQDVFGLTILDLAKKNEKIIGITPAMPSGSSLKFMMDEIPERAFDVGIAEQHAVTLAAGMATQGMIVYCNIYSTFLQRAYDQVIHDVALQNLPVIFCLDRAGLVGEDGATHHGAYDIAYLRAIPNMIIYAPINEIALQNILYTVQLGLDHPIAIRYPRGRGVLPNWGKENFGHYNTVPIGKANCLKDGTKTAVLSTGAIGNNVIAALKELENPQTIAHYDFPFIKPLDNDLLDKILASFDNIITIEDGTKIGGLGSAVLEYATANNFVKKIEILGIPDIFIEHGTVIEQQHFCKIDVKSLVNLFKKL, from the coding sequence ATGAAAAGCAATTTACTTTCAGGTATCTACAATCCCGCCGATTTACGCCTCTTAAAAGAAGAGCAGCTTGTACAAGTTGCTCAGGAATTACGTCAATTTATTATTGAGGTGGTTTCGGTAAAAGAAGGACATTTGGGCGCCAGTTTAGGCGTGGTAGAACTTACAATTGCATTGCATTACGTCTTTAACACTCCTGATGATTTATTAGTTTGGGATGTTGGACATCAGGCTTACGGGCATAAAATTTTGACCAAAAGAAGAGAAAATTTTCACACCAACAGACAGCTTGGCGGCGTTTCGGGATTTCCAAAAAGAGACGAAAGTATTTATGATCCTTTTGGCGTTGGGCACTCTTCAACATCAATTTCTGCGGCACTCGGAATGGCGATTGCTTCTAAATTAAAAGGCGATTTTGACAAAGAACACATTGCAGTAATTGGCGATGCTTCAATCGCAAGCGGAATGGCATTTGAAGGTTTAAACCATGCCGGAGTTACAGATGCTAATATTCTGGTCATATTAAACGATAATGCAATCGGAATCGATCCCAGTGTCGGAGCTTTAAAAAAATATCTGACAGCGGTTAAAAACGGAAAAAATCCGAAACAAAATAACATCATCAAATCTTTAAATTTTGATTATTCAGGTCCAATAGACGGGCATGATCTTCCGTTATTAATAAAAGAATTAAATCGTTTAAAAAAGACAAAAGGGCCAAAGTTCCTTCATATTGTTACCACAAAAGGAAAAGGTCTGCAGCAGGCTGAAGAGAATCAGGTGAAATATCATGCGCCGGGAAAATTTGATGCATTAACTGGAGAAATTCATTTAAAATCTGAAGAGAATCTGCCTCCAAAATATCAGGATGTTTTTGGATTGACTATTTTAGATTTAGCCAAAAAAAACGAAAAAATCATTGGAATAACCCCTGCGATGCCATCAGGAAGTTCTTTAAAATTCATGATGGATGAAATTCCTGAACGTGCTTTTGACGTTGGAATTGCCGAACAGCATGCTGTGACACTTGCTGCCGGAATGGCAACACAAGGCATGATTGTATATTGCAATATCTATTCTACTTTTTTACAACGTGCTTATGATCAGGTAATTCATGACGTTGCTTTACAAAATTTACCGGTTATTTTTTGTTTAGACAGAGCCGGTCTGGTTGGCGAAGACGGAGCAACTCATCATGGTGCTTATGATATTGCTTATTTAAGAGCGATCCCTAATATGATTATTTATGCGCCAATTAATGAAATTGCCCTTCAAAATATTTTGTATACTGTCCAGTTGGGATTAGATCATCCAATAGCAATTCGATATCCGCGTGGTCGTGGTGTTTTGCCAAACTGGGGAAAAGAAAATTTCGGACATTACAATACTGTCCCGATTGGAAAAGCAAATTGTTTAAAAGACGGAACAAAAACAGCTGTTTTATCTACCGGTGCGATTGGAAATAATGTAATTGCTGCCTTAAAAGAATTAGAAAATCCTCAAACAATTGCCCATTACGATTTTCCTTTTATAAAACCTTTAGACAATGATTTGTTAGACAAAATATTAGCTTCTTTTGATAATATCATTACTATTGAGGACGGCACAAAAATTGGTGGTTTGGGAAGTGCGGTTTTAGAATATGCAACAGCAAATAATTTTGTGAAGAAAATAGAAATTTTGGGTATTCCGGACATTTTCATCGAACATGGCACAGTAATTGAGCAACAACATTTTTGCAAAATTGACGTTAAAAGTCTTGTAAATCTTTTTAAAAAATTATAA